CAGCGACGGCGGTGCCGTGCGCAACGGCGCAACCCTGATCAACCAGGGCGGTATCGCCGGCAACCTGACCGTAGACGCCGGTGGCGTGTATGCCGGCGGTGGTTCGGTGGGCAACCTCAACGTGAATGGTACGTTGCGCACTGACACCCGACTCGGTACCGCGACCATCGTGCACGACTTGAATATGGGCAGCGCATCCACCCTCGCCTACGGCGTCAATGCCGATGGCAGCAGCGCTCCCGTGCAGGTCGGCGGCACGGCCAACCTCAACGGTGCGACGCTCGCGGTCAATCCCGGCAGCGGCACCTATCCGTGGCAGAGCCAATACACGGTGTTGCAGGCTGCGCGGATCAACGGCACGTTCGGCACAGTCACCAGCGACTACGCCTTTCTCACCCCGACACTCGCTTACACGCCGACTCAGGTCGACCTGACCTACACCCGCAATGACGTGGCGTTCAATGAATACGCAGCCACCGGCAACGGCAGCAACGCCGCCAACAGCCTGGCCTCGATGGGCAAGAACAACGCGCTGTACAACGCCCTGCTCAACACCACTCAAAGCAGTGCAGGCGCAGCCATCGAGCAACTGGCCGGCGCCAGCAACGCCAACCTGACCAGCGCCACCCTCGGTGCCAGCAGCCAGGTGGGCAGCAGCATGCTCTCGGCGATGCAGCAGATGGGCGGCAGTCCCGGTCTGATGGTCGGCCTCGATCAGCGTGACACACCGATCCTCGCCGCCAACGGCGTACCCTCCGAAGCGCGAAACCTCAATGATCCGAACGCTCAAGGCCGGCTCTGGCTGCAAGCCATCGGCGGCTACGGCAAGCTCGATGGCGAACACGGCAACAGCAGTCTGGAGCAGCGCACCAAGGGCAGTGTGCTCGGTGCCGATTGGGCGCTGAATCCACAATGGCGACTGGGCGTGCTTGGCGGTTATTCGAAGACCGATCTGGACGCTACCGGTGTCGACGGCAATGTTGAAAGCTGGCATGCCGGGGTCTACGCCCAACACCAAAACGGCCCGATCGCCCTGCGCCTGGGCGCGGCTTACAGCGGTCATCAAGGCGAGAGCAAACGCACGGTCGCGTTCAATGGTTTCAGCGATCGGCCCAAAGGCGATTACGACGCCAACAGCCAGCAGGCCTTCGCCGAACTCGGCTACGCCATGGGCAGCGGCCGTTTAAGCGCCGAACCTTACGCCAACCTCGGTTACCAGCGTTATCACCGCGACCGCTATCAGGAAAAGGGCGGCGCGGCAGCCTTGCAGGTCGACAGCCAGACCCAGGACAACTTCAGCAGCACCGTCGGTCTTCGCCTGGCGCACCTGAACGCGCTGGAAAACGGCATGAGCCTGACCCCGCACATGGCAGCTGGCTGGAAACACACCTACGGCGATGTCAGCAGCTCGACCCGTCAGGCATTCGTCGTTGGCGGTACAGCGTTCAATGTTGATGGCAGCTCGCTGGATCGTGACAGCCTGGTGCTGGAAGCAGGGCTGGATCTGGGCGTTTCGGCGCGGCATACGCTGGGGCTGGGCTACAGCGGCGAGATTGGCAGCAACAATCGCAATCATGGGTTGATCGGGCAGTGGCAGATGAGTTTCTGAGGTTTCGCCAATCGATACTTCAGCGGGTGTTGTAGGCAAAGGCGTCTGATCGATCGGGTAATCGTGGCGAGTTCATGACTCGCCATTGATCGAGCTACAAAAGCAGGCGGTATCACCTGCGCCCGGTTCGGAATTGCCCGGCATCGGCGCACAGGCATCGACTTTTACAGTTTGGCCTCACCCTTCAAGAGGCCGAACTGAATGCCCATTCAATGCAAATACAAGCTCCAACACCTTGTCCTGGCGGTTGCACTGGCGGTCGGTTGCGTGGAATTTTCTCTGGCAGAGCAGTCGGAGCTCGACGCGCCCGTCATGGACGAAGTGAAACCCAAGCCACCGCGTAAGAAGAAAGAGAAACCTGCTCCGCCCAGCCTCGCTCCAGAGCCACTACTTGAAGAAAGTATCGCTCCGACGCCAGAACCATTTCCGGTCAGCACTGAGACTCCAGCGGCCCCCCTTCCTGCACCCGATGACATTCCCACCGAGAAAGTCGCCACGACAGAGAGCGGCAGCGCACTCGAAGAAAGCATCGAAAGACCAGCGCCCTTACCGGAACCGGTTCTGACCGAAACGTCCGCAGCTCAACAAACCCAAGTGATTGACCAGCCACCGTCAACGAATGCCTCTCCATCCGCCGGCAATGCAGCCATCGAGGCTGTGCTCGCTGCCGACGAAACCACCGCCGCCCTCGCCTACGATCAACTCGCTGGTGGCAGTAACGCCAACCTCGCCAAGGCAACCTTGAGCAGTGTCACGCCGGTCAGCGCCAGCCTGCTTTCTGCCATGCACCAACTCGACAATATCCACGACACCCAACGGGACACACCACGCCATGCGTCCGGTAATGCGGACACCGGCAGGGTCTGGCTGCAAGCCATCGGCCATGGCGGCAAACTGGATCGCGATGTGGAACCCATGCAGCACTCCACCAAAGGATTGCTGTTGGGTACGGACTGGCGCGTTACCGAGGAATGGCGCGTGGGCTTGATGGGGGGCACCTCCGACACGCGTATGGACAGCAAGGAGCTGGACGGCGATCTCGACAGTTGGCACGTCGGCGCCTACGCCTTGCGCCAGACCGGCCCGCTGTCACTTCGGTTAGGCGCAGCCTGGAGCAACCATGAAGGCAGTACCCGCCGCGAAGTCGCGTTCGGCCGCTTCCATGACCGGCTCAAAGGCAACTACCACGCCAGCACCCGGCAAGTGTTCATCGAGTCGGGGTACAACCTTGGTAGGGCCAGCGTCAGCATCGAGCCATTTGCCGGAATCGGCTACGAGCGCTACCAGCGTGACGGCTACACCGAGAAAGGCGGGGATGCAGCGCTCAAGGTTCATGCTCAATCCCAGGGCAACTTCAACACCACTGTCGGCTTGCGCATGGCGAAAGTCAGCACGCTGGATAACGGCATGCGCCTCACGCCACGATTCAGCGCGGGGTGGAAACACATTTACGGCGAAACCTACACCAGCACCCGCCAACGGCTGGCCAAGGGCGGCCACGACTACACCGTTTACGGTGCCGAACTGGATCGAAACAGCCTGAAACTCGACACCGGGCTGGATCTGGCTATCTCGAACAGCCACACATTGGGTGTTGGTCTGGCCGGGGAGATCGGCTCGGACAGCCGCAACCATGGCGTATCGGGTCAGTGGCGAATGGCGTTCTGAGTCCGGACGGGTTGCTGCCGCACGTTGCGGCAGCACTTTGAAAGCAAAAAAAAGGGGAGCACATGCCCCCCCGAGGTTTAAAGCGTTGTATCGAGGCCGTTATCTCAGCCTTCGATCTCGATCAGGATTTCGCCCGGGTTCACCCGGTCGCCCTTGGCAACGTGGATGGCGGTGACCTTGCCGGCAACGGCAGCCTGGACTTCGGTTTCCATCTTCATCGCTTCGGTGATCAGCACAGCCTGGCCAGCCTTGACGGTGTCGCCCTCCTTGACCAGCACATCGACGATGTTGCCCGGCATGGTGGTGCTGACGTGGCCCGGAGCCGAAGCCTGCTTGCGCTTGCTGCTTCCGCCACCGACGAATTCGTTGAGCGGCTCGAACACCACTTCTTCCGGCATGCCGTCGATGGACAGGTAGAAGTGACGCTTGCCTTCGGCCTTGACGCCGACACCGGTGATGTCCACGCGGTAGGTTTCGCCGTGAACGTCGATGACGAACTCGGTCGGTACGCCTTCGCCGCCGGCCGAAGCCACCTTGCCCGCTTCCGGGATCGGCAGCAGCACTTCCGGGGTGAGGGTGCCGGCGGCACGCTCTTCGAGGAACTTGCGACCGATGTCCGGGAACATGGCGAAGGTCAGCACGTCTTCTTCAGACTTGGCCAACGCGCCGATGTCGGCACGCAGCTTGGTCATTTCCGGCTTGAGCAGGTCGGCCGGGCGGACATCGATGACTTCTTCGCTACCGATGGCCTGGCGACGCAGCTTCTCGTTCACGGTGCCCGGCGCCTTGCCGTAGCCACCTTGCAGGTAGAGCTTCACCTCGTTGGTGATGGTCTTGTAACGCTCGCCAGCCAGCACGTTGAAGAACGCCTGAGTGCCGACAATCTGCGATGTCGGGGTTACCAGCGGCGGGAAGCCGAGGTCTTCGCGCACGCGCGGGATTTCCGCCAGCACTTCGTTCATGCGATTCAGAGCGCCCTGCTCTTTCAACTGGTTGGCCAGGTTGGAAATCATCCCGCCCGGTACCTGGTTGACTTGAACGCGGGTGTCGACGGCGGTGAATTCGCTTTCGAACTGGTGGTACTTCTTGCGCACGGCGTAGAAGTACAGGCCGATTTCCTGCAACAGCTCCAGGTTCAGACCGGTGTCGAACTCACTGCCCTTGAGAGCTGCAACCATCGACTCGGTGCCCGGATGGCTGGTGCCCCAAGCGAAGCTGGAGATGGCGGTATCGATATGGTCGGCACCGTTCTCGATGGCCTTCAACTGGCACATCGCGGCCAGACCGGCGGTGTCGTGGGAGTGGATGAACACCGGCAGCGATTGCTCGGCTTTCAATGCTTTGACCAGCTCGCCCGTCGCATACGGGGTCAGCAGGCCGGCCATGTCCTTGATCGCCACCGAGTCGCAACCCATGGCTTCCATTTGTTTGGCCTGGGCCACGAATGCGTCAATGGTGTGCACCGGGCTGGTGGTGTAGGCGATGGTGCCCTGGGCATGTTTGCCGGCAGCCTTTACCGCTTCGATGGCCACACGCAGGTTACGCACGTCGTTCATCGCGTCGAAGATACGGAACACGTCGATGCCGTTGACCGCAGCCTTGGCGACGAACGCCTTGACCACGTCATCGCTGTAGTGGCGATAGCCCAGCAGGTTCTGCCCGCGCAGGAGCATTTGCAGACGGGTGTTGGGCAGCGCAGCGCGCAGTTGGCGCAGGCGCTCCCACGGGTCTTCTTTCAGGAAGCGTACGCAGGCGTCGAACGTCGCGCCGCCCCAGACTTCCAGCGACCAGTAGCCGACCTTGTCCAGCTTGTCGCAGATCGGCAGCATGTCTTCGGTGCGCATGCGGGTGGCGAGCAGCGATTGGTGGGCATCGCGCAGGATGGTGTCGGTTACGAAAATCTTTTTAGTCATTGTTCTATTCCTCACAGGCCTGCGTGGGCGGCAATGGCGGCGGCGATGGCCAGGGCCAGCTCTTCGGGTTTGCGCTTGATCGAGTAGTTGGTCAGTTCAGGGTGGCTTTCAACGAAGCTGGTATTGAACTGGCCGCTACGGAATTCCGGGTTGCGCAGGATTTCCTGGTAATACGCGGCGGTGGTCTTCACACCTTGCAGACGCATGTCGTCGAGGGCGCGCAGACCACGGTCCATCGCCTCTTCCCAGGTCAGTGCCCATACCACCAGTTTCAGGCACATCGAGTCGTAGAACGGTGGAATGGTGTAGCCGGTGTAGATCGCCGTGTCGGTGCGCACGCCCGGGCCGCCGGGAGCGTAGTAACGGGTGATCTTGCCGAAGCTCGGCAGGAAGTTGTTTTTCGGGTCTTCGGCGTTGATCCGGAATTGCAGGGCAAAACCGCGATGCTGGATGTCTTCCTGCTTCACAGACAGCGGCAGGCCGGAGGCGATGCGGATCTGTTCGCGGACGATGTCGATCCCGGTGATTTCTTCGGTGATGGTGTGTTCCACCTGCACCCGGGTGTTCATCTCCATGAAGTACACCTCGCCCTCGGCGAGCAGGAACTCCACGGTGCCGGCGTTTTCGTAACCCACGGCCTTGGCCGCGCGCACCGACAGGTCGCCGATGTAGGCGCGCTGTTCCGGGGTCAGCTGCGGGCTCGGGGCGATTTCGATCAGCTTCTGGTTGCGGCGCTGGATCGAGCAGTCACGCTCGAACAGGTGCACCACATTGCCGAAGCTGTCGCCGAGAATCTGCGCTTCGATGTGCTTTGGATTGACGATGCATTTTTCCAGGAACACTTCCGCCGAACCGAAAGCCTTGGTGGCTTCGGAAATGACCCGGGGGAAATTCTGTTCGAGTTCTTCGCGGCTGTTGCAGCGACGGATACCGCGACCGCCACCACCGGAGGTGGCCTTGAGCATCACCGGGTAACCGATGCGGTCGCCCTCGCTCAACGCTTCTTCAATACCCGAGACGTTGCCTTCAGTGCCCGGCGTGACCGGCACACCGGCCTTGATCATGCTGCGGCGCGCTTCGGTCTTGTCGCCCATGCGGCGGATGACTTCCGCCGACGGACCGATGAATTTGATCCCGCGTTCGGCGCAGATCTCTGCCAGTTCGGCGTTCTCCGAAAGGAAACCGTAGCCGGGATGGAGTGCATCGCAACCGGTTTCCACCGCCAGGTTCACCAGCTTGCGCGGGTTGAGGTAACCGGCCAGCGGCTCGGCACCAATGCTGTGGGCCTCGTCCGCACGCTTCACATGCAAGGCATGGCGGTCGGCGTCGGAAAAAATCGCAACCGAGCGAATGCCCATCTCGGCGCAGGCACGCACGATTCGTACGGCAATCTCACCACGGTTGGCGATCAGGATCTTTGTTATCACTTGGAGGTTCCCTTGAGCCGGTGGTACCCACGACCTGCTAGACCCAGGTCGACGCGTGACCAAATGTTTCAATCTGGTCGCGGCTTCACACTAGCGCTCACAAGGGATTAACAAAAATGAATAAAAATTGGGTCAGGCATAAGTAAAGACTTATAGTCGTTGCACCAGCCAGCGGCCAGAGTCGGTAGAAAATGCGTAAGTCCTTGATGCGTATGACATTGCGTCAATTGCAGATCTTCAATGAAGTGTGTGATTTACGTTCCTACAGCCGCGCAGCCGAGGAAATGTCTCTCACACAACCGGCCGTCAGCCTACAGATTCGTCAGCTTGAAGAGCTGATCGGGCAGCCGCTGTTCGATTACGTCGGCAAAAAACTCTACATGACCGAGGCCGCCGAAGCACTCCAGCGTGCCAGTCGCGACATCTTTGGCCGCCTTGAAAACCTCGACATGCAGCTGTCGGACATGCAGGGCTCGCTGCAGGGCCAGTTGAAACTGGCGGTGGAATCCAGCGCCAAATACTTCGTGCCGCACTTGTTTGCAGCCTTCAAGCGCCAGCATCCGGAAGTGAATCTGCAACTGACGGTGGTCAACCGCGGCCAGGTAATTCGCCGGCTCTCGGACAACCGCGACGACCTGGTGATCATGTCGATGGTCCCCCAGGACATGGGCCTGGAGTTCCTCCCCTTCCTCAACAACCCGATCGTGGCAACCGCCCGACCGGACCATCCGCTGGCACACATGGGCCCGCTGCGCCTGCAGGACCTTGAGCCTTACACACTGCTGATTCGCGAGCCCGGCTCGGGAACGCGACTGGCCTGTGAAGAGTATTTCAAAGAGAAACGCGTGCACTTCACGCAGACTCAAGAAGTGGCGTCGGCTGAAGCTCAGCGCGAATGCGTTTTGGCGGGTCTGGGCGTAGCACTGTTGACGCGCCACGCCCTGAACCTGGAGCTGGCGACCGGCGGCCTGGTGGAGCTGCCGGTCGAAGAGTTGCCGCTGTTTCGCAGCTGGTGCCTGGTGCAGGCCAAAGCCAAACGCCTGTCACCGGTGGCGCACGCCTTCCTGGCGTTTATCCGCAGCGAACGGGTGCAGATCAGCGCGCTGGTTGAGCGCTTCGACGGGAAGCTGCGGGAGCTGCCTGCCAGTAGTTGAGTTCGATATCCTCGGGAAAATCGCTGATTTCGGTCTGAAGCTGACGAAGTTCGAAGCGATCTTCGATGGCGCGGCGGAATTCCATGCGGCGCTGGTCTTCCTGCTGACGACGGGTTTTCGCGGCGCTGTTGCGTTCTTCGTAAGGCTGAGCCATTTCGAGTCTCCCAAGGCGAGTACGGGAGTTTCACGATAGGCGCGGGCGATGACGGTTTGGCTTCGCCGGGGTTACAGGCAGATGAAGATTGCCTTCACCCCATGACTTTCAGTCATCCAGCGCTTTCACCGACTTGGGCGACAGCCGCAAGCTGCGCAGACTGCGCTTGACGCTCTTGAGGTGGTTGACCAGGCTCGGCCCGCGCGCCATGGCCACGCCCATGGCCAGCACGTCGATCACCACCAGGTGGGCGATGCGCGAGGTCAGCGGCGTGTAGATTTCGGTGTCTTCGTGCACGTCGATCGCCAGGTTGACGGTCGACAGCTCGGCCAAAGGCGTCTGGCTCGGGCACAAGGTGATCAGCGACGCACCGCTCTCGCGGACCAGGTTGGCAGTGATCAGCAAGTCCTTGGAGCGACCGGACTGGGAAATGCAGATCGCCACGTCGGTCGGCTTCAGGGTCACCGCCGACATCGCCTGCATGTGCGGGTCGGAATAGGCCGCCGCCGTCAGCAGCAGACGGAAGAACTTGTGCTGCGCATCCGCTGCCACAGCGCCCGAGGCGCCAAAACCGTAGAACTCGACTCGCTGGGCCTGGGACATCAGCGTCACCGCTCGCTGCAACTCCAGCGGATCGAGCTTCTCGCGAACCTCCATCAGGGTGTGCAGGGTGGTGTCGAAAATCTTCAGACTGTAGTCGGCGACCGAGTCGTCTTCATGGATCGCGAACTGACCGAAACTGGCGCCGGCCGCGAGGCTCTGCGCGAGCTTGAGTTTCAGATCCTGAAAACCGGAACAGCCGATGGCACGGCAGAAGCGCACGATGGTCGGCTCGCTGATGCCGACGCTGTGGGCCAGATCGGCCATGGAACTGTGCATCACTGCCGCAGGGTCAAGCAGCACGTGGTCGGCGACCTTGAGCTCCGACTTGCGTAACAGGTGACGTGACTGGGCGATGTGTTGCAGCAGATTCAAGGGGCTGGACTCTTGTTATGGAAAGATGTGCTTTGGCCAGATGCCGGGGATGTAGCAAGCTTGTAGTTATACTACATGAATTGGCTTTTTGCCTGCTCAATGCGTAACTGGATCGCCCCGGATCAGGCGACATGCACTGCATGTAGCCCTTTACCGGGGATTTTCCTGCTGGCCCAGCAAGCCAGCCAGACCGGCAGCCTCCACCGGACGGCTGATCAGATACCCCTGCACCTCGTCGCAACCCTCGGCCTTCAGGAACTCAAGCTGCTCCGGCCGCTCGACACCTTCGGCCACCACTTTCAAGGACAGGCCATGGGCCATGGCGATGATCGCGCGAGTGATCGCCGCATCTTCGCTGCCCTCCCCCAACCCACGAATGAACGCCTGATCGATCTTCACGTAATCCACCGGAATCCGCTTCAGATAACTCAGCGATGAATAACCGGTGCCGAAATCGTCGATCGCCAGTTTCACGCCCAAGTCCCGCAGTTGCTGGAAGGTGGCGATGATGTGTTCGACGCTGTCGAGCAACTGGCTTTCGGTCAGTTCCAGTTCGAGGTAGTGCGGCGCCAGCCCGGTTTCCTCCAGCACCTGGCGCACCAGACTGACCAGTTTGCCCTGACGCAACTGATGCACCGACAGGTTTACCGAAACCCGGATCGGTTCCAGCCCCTGCCGCTGCCATTCGCAGGCCTGCCAACAGGCCTGACGCAGCACGAATTCGCCGATCGGCCCGATCAGTCCCGTCTCTTCGGCCAGACCGATGAAATCCCCCGGCGGCACCCGGCCCATGGTCGGATGATCCCAGCGCACCAGCGCTTCCGCCGCGTTGAGACGGCCGGTCGCCAAACACAGTTTCGGTTGATAGAAGACGTTGAGCTGCTTGTCCTCGATGGCTTTGCGCAGCTGGTTTTCCAGTTGCAGACGTTCCAGTGTGCTGGCCTGCAGGCTGTCGGTGTAGAACTGGAAATTGTTGCCGCCCAGGTGTTTGGCATGTTGCATCGCCATGTTCGACTGGCTGACCAGCGCGGCAACCTCCCGGGCGTTGTCCGGCAACATGCTGATGCCCATCGAGGCGCTGACCACCAGCTCATGCCCTTCCACCGTCAGCGGCAGGCGCAGCTTGGCCGACAGCCGCGTGGCAACCCGCGCCAGACTCGACAGGTTGCCGTAGGCATCGAACAGCACCGCGAATTCGTCCCCGGACAACCGGGCGATGGTGTCAGCTTCCGGCAAGGCACTGACCAGCCGTCGAGACATCTTTTGCAGCAACTGGTCAGCGATTTCATGGCCCAGACTGTCGTTGAGCAGCTTGAAGCGATCCAGATTGATGTGCAGCAGCGCCAGACTCCGCCGTCCGCCCTGCCGTACACGCTGATGGGCTTCGTGCAATCGTTCGCGGAACAGCGAACGGTTGGCCAGACCGGTGAGTTCGTCGTAGTGCGTCAAATAACGCATACGCTCTTCGGATTCGCGTCTTGCCGACAGATCGGCGAAGAAGCCGACGATATGACTCACATTTCCCCGACCGTCGCGTACCGCATTCAATTGCAGCCACTGTGGATACAGCTCGCCGTTCTTGCGGGTTTCCACCAGTTCGCCCTGCCAACTGCCGTGCTGCTCCAGCGCGTGGCGGATCGCGACGTAATGCCGCCGGGCGTCACGACTGCACGGCAGTTCGACGACATTGCGCCCGAGCATGTCGTCGATGTCGTAACCGGTAACCCGGCTGAAGGCCTGATTGATGGCGATCAACGAATAGTTCGGGTCGAGAATCACGATGCCTTCGCTGGCGGCCTCGAACACCGTCGCGGCCAATTGCTGCTGGGCCTCCAGGCTTTTGCCGACACTGATGTCGCGCCGGGTGCCCACCATGCGAATAACCCGCCCGCTGTCATCGCGCTCCACCGCGCGTCCCCGGTCTTCGATCCAGACCCAGTGACCGTCGCCATGGCGCACGCGGTATTCGATCTGATAATCCTCGGTGCGCCCCTTCAAGTGCTCGATCAACGCCCGTTTGAGCGGCGGTACATCTTCCGGGTGCAGCCGGGGCCGCAGGTGCCTGAGCAGCCCGGTGACGTATTCCGGATCCAGGCCGAACAGTTCCTGAATCTGCGTGTGGTGAACTTCGTCGGTCTGCAGGTTCCAGTCCCATAGCCCCAGTTCACTGGCCTTCAACGCCAGGGCCAGGCGCGCTTCGCTTTTGCTCAGGGCCTGGTTGGCAACGTCCAGTTCGCGGCTGCGCTGGGCCACCCGGTCCTCCAGTTCGACCTGGGCTTCGCGTAACTTCGCTTCGGCGCAGCGGCGCTGTTCGATTTCCTTCGCCAACGCCTGATTGAGCAGTTCGCTGCGAGATTGGGCTTGTTGCAAGTGTTCGATCAGGTGCTGGTTCTGGAAGCGCCGCAGCAAACCACGGTCGATCAATCGGTTGACCTGCCACGCCACCACACTCAGGGAACCGAGCAGGATCAACCCGAGCCAGCCCCAGCCACGCGCCAGTTCGTCACCACCCCAGA
This genomic window from Pseudomonas kribbensis contains:
- a CDS encoding GGDEF domain-containing phosphodiesterase translates to MTLSFDLSGPSVEPRVIRKHYATQMAVERTRLLYQGSLLPTLFMLINGLVCAGLLWSPQRYFVVSVWLVWLLSLVALRVIQVAAFDSAIPDRQAQPIWGRMFLLGSTMTGLTLAGAGIALVPADNFMQQAWVFGLIGAATLSASVAYAVSIPAFLSFTLPCLLPAIGYLFWGGDELARGWGWLGLILLGSLSVVAWQVNRLIDRGLLRRFQNQHLIEHLQQAQSRSELLNQALAKEIEQRRCAEAKLREAQVELEDRVAQRSRELDVANQALSKSEARLALALKASELGLWDWNLQTDEVHHTQIQELFGLDPEYVTGLLRHLRPRLHPEDVPPLKRALIEHLKGRTEDYQIEYRVRHGDGHWVWIEDRGRAVERDDSGRVIRMVGTRRDISVGKSLEAQQQLAATVFEAASEGIVILDPNYSLIAINQAFSRVTGYDIDDMLGRNVVELPCSRDARRHYVAIRHALEQHGSWQGELVETRKNGELYPQWLQLNAVRDGRGNVSHIVGFFADLSARRESEERMRYLTHYDELTGLANRSLFRERLHEAHQRVRQGGRRSLALLHINLDRFKLLNDSLGHEIADQLLQKMSRRLVSALPEADTIARLSGDEFAVLFDAYGNLSSLARVATRLSAKLRLPLTVEGHELVVSASMGISMLPDNAREVAALVSQSNMAMQHAKHLGGNNFQFYTDSLQASTLERLQLENQLRKAIEDKQLNVFYQPKLCLATGRLNAAEALVRWDHPTMGRVPPGDFIGLAEETGLIGPIGEFVLRQACWQACEWQRQGLEPIRVSVNLSVHQLRQGKLVSLVRQVLEETGLAPHYLELELTESQLLDSVEHIIATFQQLRDLGVKLAIDDFGTGYSSLSYLKRIPVDYVKIDQAFIRGLGEGSEDAAITRAIIAMAHGLSLKVVAEGVERPEQLEFLKAEGCDEVQGYLISRPVEAAGLAGLLGQQENPR